Part of the Imperialibacter roseus genome, GCGAAGGCCGGGCGGATTATCTGTTGTGTACTAAAACACTTACCCCATTCTACGTTTACGTTCCAAGTTTGAAATCCTTTGCTCGTGATCAGCCAGCCCCTGGCCGACGAATGCCATAAAATTATTCAAGTCATCTTGAAAGCCTTTGTGAGAGTCGGCTAAATCTTTGATCCCCTCCTGTACAGACGTAATTCTCGAACCCATGTGTACCATCCTGGCTTCGATCTTCGTTCTATGCTCTTTAAAGGGCTGTAAATACATATTGTAAAAGTTAAATCAAAAGGCGGCTGATTCCAAAAAAAGGAGGGAGGTAATACAAATATGGAAGGCTAGACAAGCCACGCTGCTTTCACTCTCAATCAAAACGCACTTGCTTTGGCTATGCGTGAAAGCGATATCAGTCCGCTGTCCTGGTGGATGGTTATGATAGGGCGGTATTTGAAAATGGTAGTAAACCCCGGTAGGCACCAGCAAATCATCATTGAAGCAACATTTTCCTGCTAAAATTTGTTTAAATTTGACTAATCGCCTAGATATGAGAGTATTCGAGCCAGTTAGGAACGCACAGTTGAAAGAAGAGCTTGTTGAAAAGCTCTTCAGTGAGAATAGTGTGTGGCTGTGGTCTTATGACTTGAAAAAGGCTGACAAAGCCAACGTGCCAGATAGGCTTCTTATTGAAAAGTACCTTCTTCTGGGTAGTGTTGAAGACTGGGAAAAGCTCAAACAGGTTTATGATGAAAAGGTGCTCTATAGCCATTGGATCGAAAACATCGTGCCTTCAGAGCGATATCACCAGAAGCAAATTGAAATGGCCAGGTTCTTTTTCGATATGGAAAATCCGGAACAATTTTTAGTAGAGGCCAGAAAGCAACATTTAGCCAATGTTATTGCGAGCAGTCCCTGAAACCACCGAGAGAGTACTTTCGAAACTTCAAACCTATAAAGAACTCGACCAGTATTATCTGGTTGGAGGCACAGCACTGGCTCTGCTGACTAATCACCGGCTCAGCGAGGACATAGACCTTTTCTATTACAACCAGTATCCCGGTGAAAAGCTGCCACTGCCCAGGATCAATGCCATCATGGAAAATATCAAGAGAGACTTTTCGGATGTTGAGTACATGTTCCGGGAAGGGGATACTTTTGTGCAGCTTCGTGTAGATGGAGTAAAAGTCGATTTTTTCTCTGAAAACAATTTTCACAGAAGTAAGAACTACACCGACTTAGGCTCGATTCGGTTGCCCGACAAAAAATCTCTCGCTGGCATGAAGCTCATTGCCGTCACGTTACGTACGGCATCCAGGGATTTGTATGATTTGTATTGCCTTCGACAGGAGTTTAATGAAATAGACTTTTTCAACGGCTTTTCTTCTATTGTTAGCTCCAAGTACTGCGGATCAAAGTCTCAAAAAATCAAACTATTTAAGTCTACAGTCCACAATAAGCTGAAAAACCAACAATGGCTTGAGAAGAACTATGACGAGAAAAGTTTCGTAGAGCTGAGGCCAAAGTATGATGTCTCAGCAGTGGACATTTTTAATGCTTTTAAAAGCTTTGATCTTGAGTTGGACTTTGATGAGCTTTTAAAAAAGCAGAAAAAAGATAGGGAGAAGGGGAAATTGATCTAGCGCTTGTTTGGACTCGAATGTCCTGCCTTTGCTTTTCGTCTACAGTTCAAGTGAGTAGTGAGCCTTCACGTCTGGGTAGTGGAAAGGATGTCAGTCACGCCTATGCTGCCAACTTGCTTAACTATCTAGCGATGCATCATGGATTCTTTCCAAAAGATTATCAAGAAAGTAGTTAGCATAAGGGCTATAGTCCTTTGTCTCATAGAAGGCAAGCAGAGAGTTTCTATACTTTAGTATGTCTTCGTCTCTGGTTGAGAAAATAGGAATCAGATCAGCTTGCATTAGCACAATGCTTTCAATGAGGCGGGCCGTCCTTTTATTTCCATCAATAAAGGGCTGAATCCTGGCCAAATTACAATGAACGTAGATGGCCTTTTCTAAAGGATTAGGGGCCGTCACTAAAGAAAAGAAAACTTCGTTCAACCCTAGGCTGATTTCTTGCGGGCTTTTGGGTGGCAGGTAGCTGGTTCCCGTTATCTGAACCGGCCTGTTGCGCAAAGTCCCTTTTTGTGAATCATCCACCAGATCGGCAATAAGGCTGGAATGGAGAGAGAACACGCTGGCTTCATCAATCTTTCTTCTGTGCCCGGCGTGAATTTCTGCCACAATGGAGTTAAAGGTATTATGCAGGTTCTTCAGCATCCTGGCATCCTCGTAACGTTTGGGGGAAGTAACACCATCGAGCAGCAGCGATTCTGTTTCCACATAGGTGTAGGTATTACCTTCGATCTTACCGCTGTAATAAGACCAGGCGACAGCGAGCTTTCTGATGTCGTTGGAATTGAGTGAGGATAATTTTGCGTTGGCGTTACCCAAAACAAACTCACTTTTCAGCTTTTGCTCCTTGTTGAACATTTGGTCTTGTTTACTTTACTTTCACTCTGGGTGAATGCCCCATAAATGTGGTTCCTCTGTAAATATAGGGGTTTAAAAACCGCTCATAGCTACCTAAATATACAAAAAGCAATGCATTCAACCCGGTTTTCATTTATCAACAAAGCCACCCTAAGCAGCAACAGAGGCTGGAAGGGTCGGTGCATCTGCAGTGCAGCAAATGATAACAAAATGCTAGATGCCCAGCTCCCTACCTTTTGATTGGCCTTTGACCATCGTCTTTAGCCTCTCTTCAATTCTGAATTAGATGTGAGCAACATTGGTGCTTTAATTGAATATAACACAGCTGGTAGCGAATTTCCGGACAATTTATTTCTCTCTAAACTATCTGAAAGACATTTCATGGTACTTAATGGCGTTGATTGAATGACTTAAGTATTTGCTTTTATTAAAATATAAGATATATTTAGTATAGATTACGAAAAATATTCAGCTATGTGGAACAAAGACATTACCTTGAAAATTATTGTATTTGGCTTCTTATTTTCTATCGTTTTAGATGCCAAATCTCAGGAATCGACGAGAAAACTCTACGACGCCCTCTCTAAAAACACAACTCTAAATACCAAACAGCAAAACGCCCTTGCGAAAATCAAAACTAGACTCGGCTTCAATAGCTATGACCTAGTTAAGATGCGTCACATTGATATGTCCAAAAGGACGGAAAAAATGGAGTTTAGGCTTCCAGGCACCAATGAAGCAATTTTGTTCACTCCTGACAGGGTAGAATTTGGGGAAAGTGGCGAAATTATCTGGCACGGCCACAGCGAGGAAGGATTTAGCGAAATCAACTTGATTTTATATGATGGTGTTTATCGGGGGCAAATCTTCACCGATAGCCGAGTATTTGAGATTTACACATTGGATGAGAATATCCAGGCTATTGCAGAATTTGACCAGTCTACTCTTGAAGGAAAATTTTGTAGCACACTAGAAGCTGGGGAAGGTTCGCCCAGCAATGATAAACCCGAGTTACCGGGCGGTGGTTCAGAAGACGGAAGGATTGTATCCTGTAATTTACGAATACAATTGTTAGCATTGTATACCCCCGCTGCTCTTGCCGCTGATCCGTCAATCGTACAAACCATTATTTCCGCTATGAGCCAATATTCTAATGTAGTCTATTCAAGTGGAATGTCCTCACTTGCCATTCCCACCCTCAAAGCGAGCAATATCGTTCAATATAATGTTGTAGAAACGCCTCAAATAGACAACAATTTGATAAACCTTAGAAATGATGCTGCAATTGTAACACTACGGAATCAACGAAATGCGGATATCGTTGTACTATTTGTCAATGGTAACTATACAGGAGTTACAGGAATTTCTTACGAAGGTCCTGATGCTGCACAAGCTTATGCTGTGGTGGAAATCCCTGAAGCAACTACTGATTATGTATTTACTCACGAGATGGGACATCTCTTCGGGGCAAGGCATCAGAGGTGCGACATAGCCAATACAACTAATTGTGTCAACACTATCAGCGGCTATCGGCATGGATACAACTTTCAATATGGACTGTTTAACACCTACAAAAGACGGACTGTGATGCATGAATATTATGAAGGGTATACAAGAATTGGAAGATATTCAAATCCAGATATTCAATGGAATGGAAATGCCACTGGAACTTCAGCTCATGAAGACAATGCAAGACAAATTGATGAACAGGGCTTGACAGTAGCATCTTTTCGGCTTGGTCAGGACGTCGCATGCTATGTTGATGGCCCAACAAACATTTACAGTCCTGGCAACTACTCATGGGAGGCCGTGGTGAGTTGCGGGCAATCCCCCTATACCTACGAGTGGCGATATAGCACTAACGGGACTACTTTTGGTTCGGTATTGAGTACTTCTGCCATCTACACCAGGCCCGTGAATTATTCGGAAAACTTCTATTTACGCCTGAGGGTAGGCTCAAACGATGGCACGGAATCTATTAGTATACAAACAGTATATGCTAATGTAGGTGGATACTATAGAACATCAAGTGAAAGCTCCGGTACTAGAGATATTGAATTATTCCCAAATCCCGCTGGCGACTTTAGCGATTTAGTATTTAGCCTTAGTAAAGAGGCGGTTGTTGAAATAGTCTTGACAGACTTAAGTGGCAAGACGATCAAAAAAGTCGGAGATGGTTCTTATCTGTCCGGAAATCATAAAGTGAGGGTTAGCACAAGGGAATTAAATAACGGCATATATTTGTTGATATTCAATAACGGAGAATCACGACTCACAAGGAAACTGATTGTTTCAAAATAAATTTACAGCTATGAAAAATATTTCTATTTCTTTATTTGCTTTGACCTTGGTGGCATGTGGACAGAGCGACGACGCAATCTCACCCAATTCTTCTGGAGAAGTTGAGTATTATCTAAACGGTGTAAATCAGAAAACCGCTAATGTCTATTTCGAGTTGAACAGCTCCCCAGACTCCAAATTCTGCGACTTTGATAGTTACCTTTTTCGAATAGATAATTATGAACGTAAAGTCAACGATAATATTCCTACATATGAAAGTTTCTACTTTGATAAATTGACCCTTGACCCTGGTAAAAGAGTGCTTGGAATAGTCGGTTGCAATAAATCTCTAAACCCAGGAGTATCTTTTTTTTCAAAGTTTTCTGACGATCTTCTAGCTGCAACTTATGATATTAGTCAAGAAGAACTGGAGAATAATTGGATTGCCATCGATGAAATCGATGAGGACACTAAAACGGTTTCAGGACGGTTTAGTTTGAGCTTCATTATGAATTGGGGGCACGAAGAGAATGCTATTCCGGATACTATCCGAATCACGAATGGTAGTTTTAATTTGACTCTTGATTGATTTTCATTTATGAAAATGGATGAGAAATCAATGGAGAAAGAACGGCTAGATGTCCAGTTCTTGGCCTTTTGACTGGCCCGTAGCAAGCCTCTTTAGCCGTTCCTCTATTCTGGATTGGATGAGCCCGACAAAGTCCTGATTAACCTGGCTTGCCCTGGCATAGTCTGGCCAGCGGGAAACGACTTCTGCTACCTGATCGATGATCGCTTCCGGCCGCATGATCGAATTCTTCTTTCCTTCAGAAATCAGATCCTTTCTGGTAATGCCGGTTTTCTTTCCATTCACAGCCATGTTGCTATTTACCCAGGGATTTCCAGGATCATAACTATAGCAAACGTCATAGGCGGGTGCCGCTCTCCATTCTTTGTTCTGATCAAGCAGAAAACTGAAGTTTTTGGTGTGGTCGTCGCAGTTAACGCCGAGCACATTGAAAACCATTTGCCGATAGAGCTGCTCCCTGTCTGGGTAGGGTAGCTTCAGGTACCTGGCGGTTTCAAACAAATGAGCGTAGGTGTGGCTGCTCACATCTTCGTAGTCAAAATGACGAATTCCACACAAGGTGTGAATGTGCTGCTTGCTGCCATGCTGCCGATCAAACCGGGCAGTCATAAAGTGGCCACGTCCATTTTCCTCCATCAACCGGCAATCCTGCATCTTAACACCGGCATCTTTAGCCATTTGAGAATAAGCGTACTCGATGCGGCCAAAGCCGGCCGAATCCCCCAGGTGATTGGTGCCAGCGCCAACATCGAGCTTGATGAGCCAATGTTTAAATTCTGGGCCATGGTCCAGCTGGCCAGACCGTATTTCTCCGGTGGCCTGATTCCAGGCGATCACCGCTTTTGCCCTGGCTCCACCAGCTGAGGTGCCTATGCTCAGGATGTCTTGAAATCCTTCGGCTCTGTCTGGCTCCAGGTGGGTAGTAAGTTTACTGGCCTGCTTGACGCCGAAGGCGGCAAGCTGCTCCAGCTCATCGATAGAAATGCGAGAACGCTTTTCCTGTACCTCCCTGGCGGGGTGATATTCGATAGCACCCATGCCACGAACACCAATATAGGCCAGCCTGTCTAGGGGAGTAAGATCAGCAAAGCTGACATCCTTATTTTTGAAATACGAATTCATGAGCCCTTCACCGAACCGGTCTGGCAGGGAATCTGCAAAAACACCGGGAAGGCCCTTGAAGGAAGCAAAGGGAAGGCCGGGAAATGAATAGAATGTTGGACTAGCTTTCAAATGAATGGGGGATATTTCAACCCCCATCATCCTGAAATTATCTTCGTACCTAAACCTGGCTGAATTTGTGGTTTGATCCCAAACCAGGAAGCCCACATCCTGGCCCCATATTTTAACCTTTAGTGCCATGTTTAACCCGTTGTGGTTGTTTCTGTTCCATTTCGTAAATTAGCTTGGGATCAAGGCGAAGATCACGCTTTAGCACTTGCGAAAATGTCGTGAGCTCATCGACATAGCGAAGCAGGGTGATGAAGTTAAGCAGGGAGATATTCTTACCCCCTTCAAGCCTGGCCACAGTAGGCCTGCTGACTCCGGAATGCTGGGCTAGCTCGCCTTGCGTGAAGCCAGCTTGAATACGAGCTACCTTGAGGCGGTGGCCTAATTCCTGAAGGATATCGGTATCTGAGGCAAAAAGGTAATCCATGTGTATCATTTTTAATACATTACACGTAAATCTACCACATAATGTTTGATATTAGATACAAATTAACTTTCCTCTTTTTGGAGCAACCGAGCAATATCGTAGTTAACCAACAAGTATGGAAGAATCAAATAAAACCCCTCAAAATATAAACGCATTAGTTAGTGAAATAGGTGAAAGAATGGTCTTATTCAAGCTTTACTCGATCATTCACGATAACAGCGGATTGGAAATATTTAAGAACTATTCGGAGCCTGGGTACGACATTGGCATAAGAAATACTCATTTAAACAAAAAAGTCAAAATTGAAGTCAAAACAAGGCAACATTTGGTTACTACCACCGCTGAAAAGAGTAAGAATACTTGTCACTTTACATTAACAGAGAATGAATGGAATCATTCAAATTTTCTAATCGGCTACTGGATTGATTACAATGACTTTTTTATCGTGCCGACATCCGAATTGACCAAGACTAACAGCAACAATAAGTTTGTCTACAAATTGGTGTTTACTAGATTGAAAAAGGCACAAAGTAAGTTGATATACTCCGAACAGGTTATGCCTTATTTGAACGATTGGTCAACACTACTAAAATTTTTGGGAACACCGCCCGAACAAAAATAGCTGTTCGCAAGGTGTTGAAGCGGTCAAGCAGAGAAATATTTAGAAGCAGGTACAAACAGATAGTGAGAAAAAGAAGGACACTCAAATTACTCGCTGACATCTTCTGGCCACTCCTAAAAACTCCTCTTTATACCTTTCATTTATCATGTCATTAAACTTCTAATTACACAGTTTCTCAATGAGATCATATGCATCTCTGTGACCGAATTCTCCAGCCTTACTTAAATCAAGACAACCACCATTTTTATCACCTAGTTCTGTTTTAGCGTAGCCTCTATATAAATAGGCGTTGGAATTTGCCGGGTCTAGCTCAATTACTTTATTGAAGTCCTTGACTGCTCCGTCCGAGTCTTTAAGTGATGCTTTCATAACACCTCTATTAGTGTAAGCCTCTAAATTATTGGGCTCCAACTCTATTGCCTTACTGTAGTCTTGTATCGCTCCCCTGTAGTCTTGCAGTTTGCCTTTAACCTTACCTCTTTCCGTATATGCTTCTGCAACACCTTTGTCAAGCCCTATTGCCTTGGTGAAGTCCATTACTGCTCCTCTATAGTCTTCCAGCTGATGCTTAATAAGACCTCTATTGAAATAAGCAGCAAAATTTGGGATAGTTTCTATTGACTTGGTGTAGTCTAGTATTGCTCCTCTATAGTCTCCTAATTTGTATTTAGCTTGAGCGTTATTAAAATGCTCATTTGCTGTCTGAGAATGACAAAAAAAACTAAAACAAATTAATATGAGGGAGAGTATCAATTTCATGAATGTTAATTTGGTCATTTTTAGCTGATTATCATTTAGGTAAATATTATAATTCCAGTAACTTTTTTTTTCACTGACTGATAAGTGGTGACAAAAGAGACCTAATCGTTATTTTTGTTGTATGAGCAGTGAGAAAAAAAAGAAAGCCAAAAACTTCCACACAGCAGCTGAGGTATCTGGTGAAACCTTTACCAGGATTACCCAACACGTTACTCAATTGGTGTTAGCTGACCAGGCTAAATTGAAGGAGTTGAGAGCCTCTAAAAAGAAAAAATAAATTCGGGCTATGACCCTAATACCTCGGATCGGGAATAAATGGTACCTTGGCCGTGCGTTACACCTCGACAGCGAACACCCCAAATTCTTCTACCACATTGCCTTCCATCAGGTATACCCCTGGTCCCTTGAACGGATATGCCTTTATCGATGGGGGAAAATGTACGGTATCAAAGAAGTCTCCTGACAGATCGACAAAGTGGCCTAAAGCATAGCCTTCATTGGAAGCAACTGGCTAATTGAATTTAGAGACCTCTCGTCTTTTCTGCAATCCGTAATTCACAATAATGACTACGGGCATACATTTGCTGATCAGTATACTCTGGCGATTCGATTTCCCCTTCGTATTCTTCCGGAATCAGACTGTTGAACTCGGTCAATACGATTTGCATCTCATCCGAGAGTGCTTTTTCTTCATTTGCGTGGTCGTCAAGAGAGTCTTTAGTGGTGCGGTCAATGTCTATCGCTTTTTTAGTTTTCAAATAAAGCTTCCAGAAACGAAGCTGTTTTAGCCTTATTGCTGGAGGCTCAAGCGTTAGGTCATTCTCATTCGCCCGATTCTGACTAATTTCTTCATCAACCAACCGTTTGATCGTTAAAATTTCAGCCCGCTGTGTTAAAGGCGAATTAGAGTCTTGCGGCCGCTGGTAGTTGGTGATAATCCGCACCGCCCATGCTGTCACAGAAGCAAAAAACAAAGCGTCCATTGGCTAAGTTAGGGCTTGCTGAAAAAGTTGGGTTTCAAGTATGAGTAACCAGTCGGAATGAGTAATTCCGACTGATTTTCTGTTTAGAATGATAGTGTAGTAGTAGAATCAGTGCTGAAAAAGTCTGCACCAATTTTTGACAATAGGATGTTACCCTGGCCACTTTGACCAGGTTGGTAACAAACAATATCATGGCTATCCATGTCTGGGAGGTTGTTCTGAGCTTTGCTGCTACTCGGTTGAGTCCGTAAGCAAGCTTGGTCTGACCAAACCGAAAGTCGGCCCTGCTCTCCTCTATGGGGTTGCGCTCCCCCGCTGAAAAACATAGCTTTCTCTTTTGTTTTGGGGGTCTTCCCAGGGGTTTTTTGCCAATGGTTTGATGTTCAAGTTGGAAAGGTATTTTCTGTTCTCACGGTTACAGTATATCCGGTCTGCAAGCACCTCTTTAGGATAGTGACCCATCCTTGTTTTGTATCCTTCGATGTAGGCCATCAGGTGTGTCCCTTCATTGAAGGCATCCCAACTTAGCTCATCAAGAAAACAAAAGCCATTGATTAGTGATACGTTGATCTTAGATCCAAACTCCACATTATGGGCCGCTTTACCCCTTACAATAGGACGCACACGTGGCTGGTGTAAGCTCACGATCCGGTCTTCCACACTTCGTACATTGGAGCGGTACATATGTAGCTGCTGCTTGTAGAAGGTTTGGATGACCAATAGGTACTTGTATGTCTAGCCTTTAGCTCGGCCAATCTGGCCGGGCTACTATCGAGAAGCTGGTTGATACTTTTCAGGTTCCTGCGCAGGTACCTTAGCTGTTTGCCAATGGCCTTGTGTAGCTTTTCTTTTGCTTGATTTTCTTCTGAGCAAGGTGAAGGTATTCCTTTCTGGCTAGCTTCCTGTAAGTACGAGGTTTGCTCGAATCTAAGCTCGGATCATAAAGTGTATCGATGAGATGTTCGGTAAGCAGTCTGGCCTCTGACAATAAATTCAGGTCGGTCGGGTACCTGATAGCTTGAGGGCAGGCAGTGGCATCAAAGAGCACACGGCCTTTGTTGGTAGTGTGTCCTTTGTGCTCGGAAATAAGCCCTGAAAACCTCGCCAAAGCATCATTCATCATGCTGACACCTTCTAAACCCAGTCTAGTCTGATCTCAACAAAGAGAGAGGCGTCAAAGGGCGGCTTGCTACTAAACCCCGTGTAGCCTAAGAAATACTGCATGTAAATATTCTCCTTGATGTGTTCTATGGTTTCCCGATCACTGAAGTTGCACAGGTGTTTGATAATCATTGCCCCCAGTACGATCCGTCCGTTGAGTGGAGGTCGGCCTTGATCTGCATTCATCTTGCGGTTATAAACTGCAACTAGCTCACCCCAGGGGATACGTTCACTCATCCTCACCCAGCGGTTGTTGCGATCCATTTCCTTGATGAAACTCGTCTCAAAACCATCGATTGTTAGCTGGTTGGGGCTCTGGTAAGGCACACGAAGTGCACGGGTTTTTCGCAACATCGGTAAGTTCTTTTGCACTTATTGCAAAATATCAATCCCTAACCCCTTTTCCAACAGTATCTTAACTGTTTCTCAGCAGGCCCTAAGTTAGGTTTGTTGTTGCCTCAGGGTTCCAAAACGAAGTTCACCAGTGTAAACAGAATCCAACACAGCGTAAACCAGCCTTGACCCTTGCACTTGCCACAAACCTTCCGGGTCAAACCGCTTTCTCTGATCCGGTTACCATAGGTTCACTTTTATCCTATTTGTCATGGATTATTAGCTTATCATTCATCGGCACTTTCGGCGTTTTTTTTTCATCGTGAATAATTTTTTTTGTTCTTCACCCACCTCGCTCTATTGAGATCAAGTTTTTGCGGCATCATGGCCTTTTTTCATTTAGCATCCGCATTGGTCGCTATCAGTTCGGTGTTTGTTCAGTCCCTTATGAATAGGGACTTTATTGGTCAACCCTCCCACCCTTTCATTTTTGGCACAAACAAATTAAAATCTCCGGTAGGGATTTTTAGGACTTTTCTGTTTTCTAATTGAACACAAACAATAAAAACGATGAAAAGAACAATTTTAGTTGCTTTGATGGCTTTTGCAGTAGTACTAATTCAAAGCTGTGGAGAAGATGAAAACATTCCTACCGGTGCTCAGACAGGTTTTGAAATGAGAGCAGTGACCGGTACAACAGGGTCAACTAGCGGACGAGTGGCTAATACCGGATACACTTTTACTGAAGTATTTGCTGGAGTTACTGAAATCGAATTGGAAACGCTTGAGGACAACCTGGAAGAAGAAGAAAATGGTGAGGATGAAAACGAGGAGGTGGAATTTGAAGGGAATTTTGTCATAAACCTTCTTACTGGAACTAGCGAACCTGACTTTGGACTTTCCGAACTTCTGGCTGGTGTTTATCAGGAAGTAGAAGTTGAATTTGAGAACATTCTTGAAGGTGATAAAACCCTCATAGTGAATTTCAACTTCACTGCTGAAGGTGCCACTGAACCGACTTATGTTGAGTTCTCTACTTCTGAAGAGTTTGAGCTTGAAATTGAAAATGAAGCGGGATTCGTATTGGACGGAGGTACAGTGAACTCCATTCTAGTGACACTTGACCTTGAGGTACTTTTCGCATCCATTGATTTTAGTTCTTTGGTTGCTGACGAAGATGGTGTTATCAGAATCAATGAAAATTCTAATAGTGACCTTATGCATGAAATTGTAGAAAAACTGGAAGAAGCGCTAGAGGCTGAAGAAGAAGATGAGGACGACGAGGACGAAAATGATGAGGATTAATGCAGCTATATTAAAGAATTGGGCCCTTTTTGGGCCTTTTTTTTTGCTCATCGCTTAAAAGCTATGTGCAACTCGAACACTTAGATTGGGTGTAATACCAAGTGCTTTTTGATTTATCTGCGACAATTCCCCATCCTCCGTGATGCTTGTCAATGTTTTAATGGTATTGTCTTTATTCGTAATGTTCCAGATGGCAATGCCACAGTTACCACTCCAATTATCAGATAAGACGAATTTGTATTTAGCCGAAAAATCCATTCGGAAATAGTTATCAAGCGTCATTGCATTGGGAAAGTCAAAGACAATCTCATCATTGGTCTTGTCAATTCCTTGCGGTTCAGTAAAAGGCATACCACTTCGGTAATTCACGCCAGAGGAAAGCTCCAGATTGTTTAATTGGTAGGTCAATCCAACCGACAATGCATGGGAAATATCAAAGTTATTTCTAAACTCCGGGGGGACAAGATCAGAAAAAGTATAGTCGCTGTTTAGGTATGAATAAGTAACCCAGCTATCTAAATTTCCAAAACTCGGATTGA contains:
- a CDS encoding nucleotidyl transferase AbiEii/AbiGii toxin family protein, whose amino-acid sequence is MLLRAVPETTERVLSKLQTYKELDQYYLVGGTALALLTNHRLSEDIDLFYYNQYPGEKLPLPRINAIMENIKRDFSDVEYMFREGDTFVQLRVDGVKVDFFSENNFHRSKNYTDLGSIRLPDKKSLAGMKLIAVTLRTASRDLYDLYCLRQEFNEIDFFNGFSSIVSSKYCGSKSQKIKLFKSTVHNKLKNQQWLEKNYDEKSFVELRPKYDVSAVDIFNAFKSFDLELDFDELLKKQKKDREKGKLI
- a CDS encoding Fic family protein; this encodes MFNKEQKLKSEFVLGNANAKLSSLNSNDIRKLAVAWSYYSGKIEGNTYTYVETESLLLDGVTSPKRYEDARMLKNLHNTFNSIVAEIHAGHRRKIDEASVFSLHSSLIADLVDDSQKGTLRNRPVQITGTSYLPPKSPQEISLGLNEVFFSLVTAPNPLEKAIYVHCNLARIQPFIDGNKRTARLIESIVLMQADLIPIFSTRDEDILKYRNSLLAFYETKDYSPYANYFLDNLLERIHDASLDS
- a CDS encoding helix-turn-helix transcriptional regulator, which produces MDYLFASDTDILQELGHRLKVARIQAGFTQGELAQHSGVSRPTVARLEGGKNISLLNFITLLRYVDELTTFSQVLKRDLRLDPKLIYEMEQKQPQRVKHGTKG
- a CDS encoding transposase; amino-acid sequence: MLRKTRALRVPYQSPNQLTIDGFETSFIKEMDRNNRWVRMSERIPWGELVAVYNRKMNADQGRPPLNGRIVLGAMIIKHLCNFSDRETIEHIKENIYMQYFLGYTGFSSKPPFDASLFVEIRLDWV
- a CDS encoding transposase, with product MPFQLEHQTIGKKPLGRPPKQKRKLCFSAGERNPIEESRADFRFGQTKLAYGLNRVAAKLRTTSQTWIAMILFVTNLVKVARVTSYCQKLVQTFSALILLLHYHSKQKISRNYSFRLVTHT
- a CDS encoding type II toxin-antitoxin system HipA family toxin; its protein translation is MALKVKIWGQDVGFLVWDQTTNSARFRYEDNFRMMGVEISPIHLKASPTFYSFPGLPFASFKGLPGVFADSLPDRFGEGLMNSYFKNKDVSFADLTPLDRLAYIGVRGMGAIEYHPAREVQEKRSRISIDELEQLAAFGVKQASKLTTHLEPDRAEGFQDILSIGTSAGGARAKAVIAWNQATGEIRSGQLDHGPEFKHWLIKLDVGAGTNHLGDSAGFGRIEYAYSQMAKDAGVKMQDCRLMEENGRGHFMTARFDRQHGSKQHIHTLCGIRHFDYEDVSSHTYAHLFETARYLKLPYPDREQLYRQMVFNVLGVNCDDHTKNFSFLLDQNKEWRAAPAYDVCYSYDPGNPWVNSNMAVNGKKTGITRKDLISEGKKNSIMRPEAIIDQVAEVVSRWPDYARASQVNQDFVGLIQSRIEERLKRLATGQSKGQELDI
- a CDS encoding M12 family metallo-peptidase is translated as MWNKDITLKIIVFGFLFSIVLDAKSQESTRKLYDALSKNTTLNTKQQNALAKIKTRLGFNSYDLVKMRHIDMSKRTEKMEFRLPGTNEAILFTPDRVEFGESGEIIWHGHSEEGFSEINLILYDGVYRGQIFTDSRVFEIYTLDENIQAIAEFDQSTLEGKFCSTLEAGEGSPSNDKPELPGGGSEDGRIVSCNLRIQLLALYTPAALAADPSIVQTIISAMSQYSNVVYSSGMSSLAIPTLKASNIVQYNVVETPQIDNNLINLRNDAAIVTLRNQRNADIVVLFVNGNYTGVTGISYEGPDAAQAYAVVEIPEATTDYVFTHEMGHLFGARHQRCDIANTTNCVNTISGYRHGYNFQYGLFNTYKRRTVMHEYYEGYTRIGRYSNPDIQWNGNATGTSAHEDNARQIDEQGLTVASFRLGQDVACYVDGPTNIYSPGNYSWEAVVSCGQSPYTYEWRYSTNGTTFGSVLSTSAIYTRPVNYSENFYLRLRVGSNDGTESISIQTVYANVGGYYRTSSESSGTRDIELFPNPAGDFSDLVFSLSKEAVVEIVLTDLSGKTIKKVGDGSYLSGNHKVRVSTRELNNGIYLLIFNNGESRLTRKLIVSK
- a CDS encoding tetratricopeptide repeat protein, which translates into the protein MKLILSLILICFSFFCHSQTANEHFNNAQAKYKLGDYRGAILDYTKSIETIPNFAAYFNRGLIKHQLEDYRGAVMDFTKAIGLDKGVAEAYTERGKVKGKLQDYRGAIQDYSKAIELEPNNLEAYTNRGVMKASLKDSDGAVKDFNKVIELDPANSNAYLYRGYAKTELGDKNGGCLDLSKAGEFGHRDAYDLIEKLCN